One part of the Ornithodoros turicata isolate Travis chromosome 2, ASM3712646v1, whole genome shotgun sequence genome encodes these proteins:
- the LOC135385130 gene encoding cuticle protein 6-like, which translates to MLNRQARYDREPEMSVTAVFVLAVAVSAIPPGNGKHSSSAGRSAREGDDPLDLEAAAAGYSPVHPDLGFAPGQQDAKGMPFEFNYNVQDEQGTGLFHESKGDESGTVRGSYGYTDAQGLYRTVKYVADANGFRAEVKSNEPGLKAEDPADAKFDVEPSPAGLQSAAPKFSAAKPSFKPSAQPGGGKAAFGPVSKGPARAKPGYGTAPVPSAVFPVPF; encoded by the exons ATGCTGAACAGGCAGGCCCGCTATGACAGGGAGCCTGAGATGTCA GTCACGGCAGTGTTTGTGCTTGCAGTAGCTGTATCCGCTATACCACCTGGGAACGGTAAGCATAGCAGCAGCGCTGGAAGGTCTGCTCGTGAGGGCGATGATCCGTTAGACCTGGAAGCTGCAGCCGCTGGTTACAGTCCGGTTCATCCTGACCTTGGATTCGCACCTGGG CAGCAGGACGCAAAAGGGATGCCATTCGAGTTCAACTACAATGTTCAAGACGAACAAGGCACCGGACTGTTCCACGAATCCAAGGGCGACGAGTCAGGAACAGTAAGGGGAAGCTACGGCTACACTGACGCCCAAGGGCTCTACCGCACAGTGAAATACGTCGCCGACGCCAACGGGTTCAGAGCTGAGGTAAAGTCCAACGAACCAGGGTTGAAAGCCGAAGACCCTGCCGACGCCAAGTTCGACGTCGAGCCGTCTCCTGCAGGACTTCAGAGCGCGGCACCAAAATTTTCGGCCGCTAAGCCAAGTTTTAAGCCGAGCGCCCAACCCGGAGGTGGCAAAGCCGCTTTCGGGCCGGTATCCAAAGGACCAGCCCGTGCGAAGCCAGGGTACGGAACTGCTCCAGTACCTTCGGCGGTATTTCCCGTCCCGTTTTAG